GAGCATGCATCCACCCCCAAAGCTCCTGCCAGGCGAGCCCCTGAATCCCTGACTGTGCTTCCGTGCTTGGTGGGGGTCACTCCTGGGTGCAGAGCTGCATGCATAGACCCAAACAGTAAAAGGTTGCAGACAGAACTATTCCTGCGCGCAAACATCACAGCTACGGCATCATGCAGTCAGTCCTGCACACGATTTGCAGAGTGCACtgcaatacagtcagcactcacatattcgaccctatacaattttgacttcagtgacagttgaGACggtatctgattatttcattttggcccgtccCAACcgttgtccatttttcagggaacacaaaaaagatacaatctcaaaaatacatagctgaaagggctgtgttttaaaataagtaggcttccatttagatgtactgtagttggtttggttggtacagtactatattttcaacagaagaagtattttaactcagaacaatatgattctgaaaatatcacttgccaaaagagacgagtATGGACATGTGaactgtaatacaatacatactttgaAATCCGATAATATTGTATCAGTGTGTAGCAgtgtgtaaaattccccattaacgacacTACAGCAAAATtcaatcaaaatgttacccatgcacagaactgcgtaaaacataaaaggcaatgtaatttagcaaaagattaaaaaaaacaaaaaaacacagtttccaaaattaaaacagtaaccAGTCAGTATTCAAATTtgtagaatatagtgctcgataagaccctaatgtcacagtttacttgcaaatgaaaatgcacataagcaactaaagatcacagatttttaaaaaaaatatatatcacagtatctaaaactgattcattattttatattacaatagCTGGTCTCATTTGCTTTGTTGTTGCTACTTTTTCATCAGTtgaaactggaggaagtgctgtgtaaccGCACAATAAAGACTGATTTGCGCTTGTGAGAAAAAGAAAACCCTGCTGGctttctattgaaagatataaatgaacaaaaatggTTGAAAGTAAAGAGTACAGCAacgatctcaaaatggcagtgatacaactaaacgaaaaaaggagaaaaagacagaaaaataacagaaaaccTTCGTTCAAGGAGGCCGGCAAAACCCttagattactgcaaaagatttgacacaagaattgagagaagatggtcaagaaattcacgatCAAGAGCAATGCAGCAATATCATAAAAAGATGAATGCCCATGGGAGAAAACAAAGATACAatcctttgttaaaaacaatacataaaagaaAGTGGTTGGAGCCTTAGATCAGTAAATATCTTACCTAAAAATAAAgagcaaaaaaattattttgcatgatataaccctaaccctaaccccactaacctaaacctaaccataaccataactcttttctgatacaatataAATGTTCACTGACTTTCTGTAATCTCCATGGCAATGGTTTTTGAGTAtgacacaataaacaaatatttgaacttGTTTTCCAGTGGTATTATTTTTACTGGAATTTGGTCACTATCGTTGACAGGTTTGTCAGGAAATGTATCCTGATAGATATAGTCAGGATTATCATAGTCATATGTATTCCCAGTGGGATTGGTATTGTTGGGATTTGACATTGGAAACCTCTGATGCTATGCTTTTCCTTtccctgtaaaaacaaaagcagaaggtCTGAGTAAATTTGATTtccctggaaaacaaaacatatcagaTTAAGCAGATGTATAGATTGAGACTACAGTATAACAGTAGCCAGTATTCATTTTATTGAAGTGTCATGCAACATGTGCTGTGGTGTATGGTGTGAAGTCAAGGTTGGCCAGCAGCAGAAATATCAAACCCAGACTCAGAAGACTGCTATCCAGCGCTTCTTGCATACCTTTATTAATTCTCCAACACAACAAAAGGTTTACAATAATTCAAATTTTATCCAAAAATAGCACTCAAGCTACGGCTATCCTATCTTGGTGCATAAACAAagagcacagcctgctgctcccagtctTCTCTCGACATTACTCTTCCCCAAACAAACATGTATGTCTTCTTTTTAAATGGTGTGGTGTTTCCAGGTCTCCAATTGACTGATTGATCAGCCAACCAGGAACTGCCTGCCTGATCAATCAAAGAATCAGCCACCCCAGGAAGACATCACACCAAACCAATTGCCTTAATTAACCCCATGTCGCTGTGCACTCTTTAGCCAAGATCACTGCCAGCCGcagaaacacatattttactgTGCGTAACTTTAATTAGATGATATCTTGGCTTTTCTCCAAGACCGATGGCTTTGTCATCAAAAAACATGCAAATCACATGGAACTATCATAACATTGCCTGTGATCCTGTCTGTCAGCCAGCTTCCTCTCATTTCGGTGAATTCATGAAAATCCCATTTATTGCACAGAATATTTGCTAATCCTTAAACTGAAAGTTCAGGCTGTCTCTGTTCAAAAAGCAGCCCCACCACTTAGCATTGTCTGGCATGTTTCAACAGGGATGTTTCAGATCTATTTGAGGCCACAagcctttaaccctttgctgcctaagCAGAATGCCCATATATGGGCATGAATATTACCATTTTGTGTTTAagcgcttgtagtttggcaaccttatATCCACAGAAAGGCCTTACTAAGCTGTTCCCAATGTTATCATGTATTTCGTTGTGAAATGTATGCTGTTGTACAAAAGTCTTatacatgttacatttttctactctgatgcattatgagcatcgacagtttactcaaagcctccactagtgtttctactattataacaaccttgacttgcataaagaaggaaaaacacggAGTGAAATAATCAAcaggtacagagaaacatcaacTGTAACTGtaacccaaaaagctgtctaacaaggatgagcaatacttgaagataatatccttaaagaatagaaagacAAAAAGCGTTGAATTGgcaacagaactggtagaaggcacaggtgtccttgcccatcaaatcaacagtacgagggtcactcttgaaatcaggatttaaaggatgtgttgcagtaagaatacctctgttaagaaaggggaacaagactaaaggCTAACATATGCacattggactatggaacaatggtcaaaggcaCTTTGGACTGttaatggatggacaacgacacctgtgccttctgccacttctgttgtcaattcaacccctgtcttctttctattctttaaagATATGACTTGGTAGACCCTGTTTCCACTATAAACACCTcaccttttttgtttattttttttcacccttCTCTGAAATCAATACCCAGAAACCACATCTAATATTCTGCCCCAATTCAAACAATATGGATGATGGTTTTGTGCAGTgactggtcactttattaggaactatTAGGAAACATAAGGCTTAGAGCAGTGAGCTTATTAGTTAGTTGTCTGATAAATGGGAAAAGGTTCATTTATCAGAGTTTGAAAGAGTCAAAATACTGTGTCCATGTCTACTGTGGCCTATATCTTTATAGAAAAGCAAAAGTCCTAGAAGACAACTGATTAGTTTCATGTCAACTGTTGACCCTAAAAGGCACCAAAACTCAATCACCCAGTGCAAGTGCTGTGTAGCACAGTTCAATAGACTTTGCTGTGCCCAAGTGCCAGTCTACATTATTACTCCACTGTTAATCCCAGCTCACAGAACAATCCGCTCAAATTTGCAAAAGCGGTGTAAGAGCTTTTCAGGGTTCCAAATCCTTTACATCACGCAGCACTGCCCACAGAGCAAAGACAGTCCTTGCCATTAATATTGATCGTGTATCTGTTAATACACTGTGTAGAAAGAGAAAAGGCACACACGGCTATTACTGAGTAAGTCATATTAACGAGTGAGAAGTAACGTACCTTTTCAAATGGCCATTGAAGATCTCTCCAGTTCAGATCTCATTCCTGAACTGTGTTTGCTTGTGGTGCGTGTGTCCTCACTTAATGCATTTTCCAGCCTGGAGAAGACAGACGGCTCGAATGTTTTCTTAAAGTTCTTTCCCATGAACACATAAAGGACAGGGTTTAGGAAGCTGTTTGCAGTGAGAAGGCTATTAGCAATCAAAATCCCATAATGGAGCACCGATTGTGGTATTTCTCGATGGTTGAGCACAAGGATATTGAACACGTGATAAGGCAACCAGCAGACAAAGAATGCAACGATGATGCCCGCCGTGATTCTGAATGGCTTGGAGGATTTTGCCAAGCAGTTGTTTCTCACTTTTGCGACAATGAAGGAGTAACAAAACACTATAATTGTGAAGGGAATGACAAAGCCGCAGATAAATCTTGTTAAAGAAACAGCTTTGTGTCTCTCAGCTGCAGACAGGTGTGATTGGTCACTAGCCAATATATAGTTATTGTAGCAAGTGGTTTTCTCATCTGTGGAATGGATGTCACGGAACACAAGGGAGGGTGTGCTTAACAGGGCAGAAGCCACCCATGCAGCCAGGACCACTACAGAAGCCACTCTTAGAGTGCGGTAATTCTGAGACCAGACAGGGAAGATGACTGACACACAGCGATCAATGCTGATGAGGGTCAGGAGGAAGATACTGACGAACATGTTGAGGAACATTATGAAGGACGTCAGTTTGCACATAACTAGCCCAAAGGGCCAGTGGTGGTCCAAGGCCAAATGTACGATACTGAAGGGAATAAAGACACAGAATATGAAGTCAGCGATGGCCAGGCTGAGGAACCAGGTGGTGTTGACTGTCCTCTTCATCTTGAAGCCCGTCATCCAGATGACCAGCCCATTCCCACACAGACCCAGAAGAAATATTATGGCCAATAATACAATGAGGAATATTTTAAATGGGCCTTCAATGTGTGATTGGGGGTGGTTTGATGATTCATGGTAATTAACTTGGGAATAAAAATCTTGATCAAAATAggtgtaattataataatatgcatCCTCATAATCTAAATCCATTGTTATTGTTCTGTTTTCTTCCATTTTCTgtggaaataaaatattattattattattattattattattattattattattattattattattattattatttaaagaaaatgtctttattttacatgttttagaaTTGCATTTCTAATTGTCAACCCTAGAAGTGAGATGAGAGGCACAGTTATAAGtctctaaaattattattattattattattattattattattattattagtagtagtagtagtggtattaAAACAGTATATTGGGATCATACTGAATTTagaatgtcacttttttctgaaaaatgaatgttgttctatttttttgtatcattaaacTATTTTTCAATATGAAACTTTTTAAACAAGCATCTGCTTAAGTTACTTATCCAATTATATTATCCATACACATCTGGGACCTACTGTGCATGTTAACTGTAACAGTAAGTAGtctactgtgttttttaaaagctgttaaatTCATGTTGAGTACATAGAAACCGTTAAACTAATGTCTTAACCTAAAGACATCCCTTGCCCATTCTTATTTGCAGTTTAAGTAAGAATTTTCAatccacacttttaaaatattttcttttcttttttttttaaacttagaaaaTATTGTGTTGCCTGCCAACCCCaccattttaaaagtttacacaTATTTGTAATAACCTATTTAATATGCGTAATTTTACACTgatattaatctgttttttttccaatcaACTGTagtatgaaacaaaaacatttccaacCTTTCAAAAGTTACCTTTGAAATCCCTTTGAAACTGAAATGGCCGCTCCCCCAAGTGCAGCTTCAGTCCCAAACTGTCTTCACGTCTCAAATTCAGTTTTCACTATTTAAAAGACCAAGGCAACAGGAGCACATTCACCCAGACAGAAGCCAGCCTCTTTAATTCTTTGCTAGGCAATATTTCACAAACTGCACATTAGCCAACTTCCTCTCGTTTACATGAATTCTTAGAAATCTCCTCTACTGCACAGAATATTTGTACTGAAAGTAAAACAGATAAGGATGTCTGTGTTCAACAAACAGCCCCACCACTTAACATTGCCTGACATGTTTTCAAAAGAGATATTGGAGATTGTTCTGGGGAAAcaggaacagaaaaacaacactATATTTAGCACACAGAGAACATAACCTCACAGAAGATCATACCTAATGAACATGTTTTAAGTTGCATTCTTTACatttggacatttaaaaaaacaaaataacacatacaaaatggaaaatgacaaaaatgagGTTATCATGACAACACGAGCTATCAATCATTACGCCAACACAGCTTTCAAAATGTGACTCAGAAATAATCTGCAGCTCATTTGAACAGATATTGAATATGAATCTTATAATAAAAGAatcaacaaaacaattaaataataaagctgcatTAAATTCTTATCACTTCCCTTTAACCTAATTTATTCTACCAAAAACTGATATAATTgtccacaaaaccaacaaagaaaaaaaacaaatcgaGGTCAGAATCAATATAACACCATGTCTTCAGAACTGTAAGTGATCATGTATTATACTTCAATAATCTTTGTGGTTTATAACTAgcttttctttctgtctttccaAACCTTTGACAGAAGTTGCCATCACTACACTGTGCTCTAAAACACTAGTGCCACGCTCCCAAGATTTCAATAAGCAGGCTTTTTCCTATTAAAATATTAGCTTTTTTCATTGGCTCAATGACTGAGCCTGACCTTTCTTTGTCAGAATAGATGAAGTGAGAAGTAAATGTTGGCAAAGTGCATATTGTAACATTTAAACTACAAATGTGATTCCAACAGTGTGGAGCCCTCCTGTGTAAAAACACACTGTTAACACGAGACTGTGGTAATCCCAATCAGCTACGGGCTGAAGGGATAGTACGTCTGTTTGCTATTCGTAATACTAGTGGTTCCACAGGAACATGCAATCTGATAGGTAGAGCATTCAATGGAGCATTATCATGATTATCATCCCACTTGTATTTCAGTACAGTATGTACCTACTAGCCTACAGGCATAAGGGTAGAGTGTGCGGCCCCTCACCACTAATAAGCTCCAGGTATGGTAGTGGGAGAGGTGGTATAATGGGGTCCATTACAGTGGTTTGGGTATTTTAATACTTTCTGACCTACAGTGCGGATCATCCAAAGGAATAACACAATCCATATCTGCAATGCAAGTACATTTATTTCATTCATAGCCacaaaacactcaatagtgctaaacATTAaactactaaaagaaactaaatacatttataatgacTAGTTAAGAACAGTAAgcacaatatttatatatatatatatatatatatatatatatatatatatatataatatatatatatatatatatatataaaacgatgATCTTCATGCTTCGCACATGACAATAATATGCATTATCACTTTAATGATTGGGAGACTGCTGTCAAATGTAATAATCTATGGACCATTGtaacaaaatgcatttacatgttacagaaatatatacaaaccaaaaaagttaatatttcaaAAAAGTTACTATTCAGAAAAGTTAGTGATTCAGTGATGTTATGTCAAGAGGTGGACAACAATTAAAGACATCAGGGCAAGTGCATGTTATTCCAAGGTGTCTTGTAAGTGCATTAAGTGGATAAATATCACTGAAATAACACAGTTTTTTCAATTCATGTGCAATTACAAATTGATTTCCCCAGAGGTATTCATTCTATTAAACTCCAGGTGATTTTTATTGCATGCTTAAAAATGGGCAAAGTGCAaccaaacacaataaaacacgtGCATGCCGTGTAACAATACAGAGCACAGAGCTTTTGATAGCAGGTGATTTGAGAGCAGAGAATTCTATTGAGGTCACAGAACCTCACCAGAATGACACAAAGCGAATCTAAACTAGAAGAGCAATGCGTTAGTAAAGATAGCTCTGATAAACAGTTCACCAGGTTATATGTGGGTTGAGACTTTGTCAGATGTTGAATTGGTCCTTGACAACTGCTTGCTTGTAGTTTGTACACCTTCACCAAGTGCATTCTCCATCCTGGAAAGAACAGAGAGCCTGAACTTCTGCTGAAAGTCTTTGCCCATGAATATATAGAGGATAGGGTTTAAGAAGCTATTGGCAGAAGCCAGCATGTAGGCTATTTGCATCCCATAGTGGAGCACCTGTTTATTGTGCTGGTGGTGGCTGATCTCCATTATTATGAGCACGTGATAGGGCAACCAGCAGATGAAGAACGCAACGATGATGCCCGCCATGATTCTGAATGGCTTGGAGGATTTTGCCATGCGGTTGTTTCTCACTTTTTTGACAATGATGGAGTAACAAATTACTATAACTGTGAAGGGAATGACAAAGCCGCAGATAAATCTTGTTAAAGAAACAGCTTTGTGTCTCTCAGCTGCAGACAGGTGTGATTGGTCACTAGCCAATATATAGTTATTGTAGCAAGTGGTTTTCTCATCTGTGGAATGGATGTCACGGAACGCAAGGGAGGGTGTGCTTAACAGGGCAGAAGTCACCCATGCAGCCAGGGCCACTACAGAAGCCATTCTTGGAGTGCGGTAATTCTGAGACCAGACAGGGAAGATGACTGACACACAGCGGTCAATGCTGATGAGGGTCAGGAGGAAGATACTGACGAACATGTTGAGGAACATTATGAAGGACGTCAGTTTGCACATAACTAGTCCAAAGGGCCAGTGGTGATCCAAGGCCAAATGTACGATACTGAAGGGAATAAAGACACAGAATATGAAGTCAGCGATGGCCAGGCTGAGGAACCAGGTGGTGTTGACTGTCCTCTTCATCTTGAAGACCGTCATCCAGATGACCAGCCCATTCCCACACAGACCCAGAAGAAATATTACGGCCAGTAATACAATGATGAATATTTTAAATGGGTCTTCAATGTGCGATTGGGGGTGGTTTGATGATtcatggtaattaaaaaaaattaaattttgatCTTGATTGTCGGAGTGTTTGTAAGTGTCATTATAGTCATCGACACTGTTGTAATCTAAATCCATTGTTATTGTTCTGCTGTCTTCCTTTTtctgcagaaataaaatattactattattattattattattattattattattattattattattgatgacgACTGCTGCAGAAATACCATAGGAAGCTTTTATAAGTGCAGCCTTTACATGTGACTGATATTTTCAGATAGCAGCAATTTACTTACTTGCTGTTACCAAACGTTGTCTTTTAGTACTTTTTCTGCTTTCAATACATCATTTATTGTCTTAAATAAAGGACTAATGAATGTCTTTAAGGACGTCAAATTTCAAATTCTTACTTGTCCTTCCTCTTTcttaatataaaagtaaatgtttaatTGCAGAGTGTCctgtgattacaaaaaaaacactttttatcaTCAACAAAAACAGGCCCAATGTTGAATCTATATCTAATCTATAGAATATTCAATACCTAATGGTACATTATCCTATAAgcctgttttaaatgcattttaataaacatcatacaaaaataaacagtaatggAAAATATACGGCTCTTATTCTGTATCCAGCCATCAACAGCATTATAGTAGcctatatagaatatataacaatattaaaTAATCAATTACAGCTGTCAGTGCAATATCTAATGGTACATTATCCCATAAATCAGTTTGAAATGCAAACAGTTTGAGAAAGTGGCTCCTTGACTGTATTGAGCTATAAATAGCACTATAGCatcctatatatattatatcttcttgttttataattaaagcCTTTAGTGCAAGTTCCACTTTTTTGAAACTGAGATAAATAATGCGGTGTTCTCTGCTAATGCAATAGAAATGAACATGTTCTTGCAGTTACTAATTCATCTGCACTTTCACCACAGTTCATTATTGCAGATACTGTACACTATGGTTAATATGGAAAGGTGCATTTAGtgtatgaaaatgaaaaagaagttGATAGAAATTGTAAGCACCTACCGCCAGTGATGATAAATTCCTCAGTGCAAAAGATGGTTGTGAATTTTCAAAAGTGAAGTTACCCGAGTACAGaagtgttttatatgcttgtttTTCACACTTCCCTAATTTGAGCACAGCCTTCTTGAAAATGCAATGTTCAATGCTTATGGTTTCTTTCCCAATATTTGGTTTACTTTACCCCCCCCTGGTGTTTGATAAATGTAATGACAAGTTAGATACCTCACTGGCACCTGACATGTGAGGTCTTGAAATCATGACAATTTCCTGTTGCACTGAAGCCGCTAAAATGTTGTTCCAGTTGAATCTTTACATATGAGCCATGAATGTAGCTGGAAAATATttgctgtaattatatatatatatatatatatatatatatatatatatatatatatatatatatatatatatatatatatatatatatatatatatatacacagtactgtgcaaaagttttaggcaggtgtgaaaaaatgctgtaaagtaagaatgcttttaaaaatagacatgttaatagtttatatttatcaattaacaaaatgcaaagtgagtgaacagaagaaaaatatacatcaaatcaatatttggtgtgaccaccctttgccttcaaaacagcatcaattcttctaggtacacttgcacacagtttttgaaggaacttggcaggtaggttggcccaaatatcttggagaactaaccacagttcttctgtggatttaggtagcctcagttgcttctctctcttcatgtaatcccagacagactcgacgatgttgagatcagggctctgggGGGGCCACACCATCACtgccaggactccttgttcttctttacgctgaagatagttcttaaggtctttcgctgtatgtttggggttgttgtcatgctgcagaagaAATTtgtggccaatcagatgcctccctgatggtattgcatgatggataagtatctgcctgttaattctgaccaaatccccaactccatttgcagaaatgcagccccaaacttgcaaggaacctccatcatgcttcattgttgtctgcagacactcattcgtgtatcgctctccagcccttcggca
The Polyodon spathula isolate WHYD16114869_AA chromosome 22, ASM1765450v1, whole genome shotgun sequence genome window above contains:
- the LOC121297562 gene encoding chemokine-like receptor 1; the protein is MEENRTITMDLDYEDAYYYNYTYFDQDFYSQVNYHESSNHPQSHIEGPFKIFLIVLLAIIFLLGLCGNGLVIWMTGFKMKRTVNTTWFLSLAIADFIFCVFIPFSIVHLALDHHWPFGLVMCKLTSFIMFLNMFVSIFLLTLISIDRCVSVIFPVWSQNYRTLRVASVVVLAAWVASALLSTPSLVFRDIHSTDEKTTCYNNYILASDQSHLSAAERHKAVSLTRFICGFVIPFTIIVFCYSFIVAKVRNNCLAKSSKPFRITAGIIVAFFVCWLPYHVFNILVLNHREIPQSVLHYGILIANSLLTANSFLNPVLYVFMGKNFKKTFEPSVFSRLENALSEDTRTTSKHSSGMRSELERSSMAI
- the LOC121297423 gene encoding chemokine-like receptor 1, with protein sequence MDLDYNSVDDYNDTYKHSDNQDQNLIFFNYHESSNHPQSHIEDPFKIFIIVLLAVIFLLGLCGNGLVIWMTVFKMKRTVNTTWFLSLAIADFIFCVFIPFSIVHLALDHHWPFGLVMCKLTSFIMFLNMFVSIFLLTLISIDRCVSVIFPVWSQNYRTPRMASVVALAAWVTSALLSTPSLAFRDIHSTDEKTTCYNNYILASDQSHLSAAERHKAVSLTRFICGFVIPFTVIVICYSIIVKKVRNNRMAKSSKPFRIMAGIIVAFFICWLPYHVLIIMEISHHQHNKQVLHYGMQIAYMLASANSFLNPILYIFMGKDFQQKFRLSVLSRMENALGEGVQTTSKQLSRTNSTSDKVSTHI